Proteins encoded together in one Lathyrus oleraceus cultivar Zhongwan6 chromosome 5, CAAS_Psat_ZW6_1.0, whole genome shotgun sequence window:
- the LOC127081248 gene encoding probable histone H2A.3 yields MLMKEYRQRVGAGAPVYLAAVLEYLAAEVLELAGNAARDNKKTRIVPRHIQLAVRNDEELSKLLGDVTIADGGVMPNIHNLLLPKKAGSSKGAGDDE; encoded by the coding sequence ATGTTGATGAAGGAGTACCGGCAGCGTGTCGGCGCTGGTGCTCCTGTATACCTCGCTGCCGTCCTGGAATATCTTGCCGCTGAGGTTCTTGAATTGGCTGGAAATGCTGCAAGGGACAACAAGAAGACTAGAATTGTGCCAAGGCATATTCAATTGGCTGTTAGAAACGATGAAGAACTGAGCAAGCTTCTTGGTGATGTTACCATTGCCGATGGCGGTGTGATGCCCAATATTCACAACCTGTTGCTTCCAAAGAAAGCTGGTTCCTCTAAGGGTGCTGGTGACGATGAATGA
- the LOC127085330 gene encoding pentatricopeptide repeat-containing protein At3g49730, whose product MHRFSHLFHKHTLFNLPFRKSFQISHENTILHHLFFFTTTSQIISSQPSAHSPPTPNPSPPKFKTSNTTIRNDQFGLVHLESSANNFTDQNNDEFASDVEKVYRILRKYHSRVPKLELALKESGVVVRSGLTECVLNRCGDAGNLAYRFFSWASKQQSYRHSPDVYRAMIKVLSKMRQFGAVWGLIEEMRVGNPELISPQVFVILMRRFASARMVHKAIEVLDEMPKYGCEPDEYVFGCLLDALCKNGSVKEAASLFEDMRYRFPPTVKHFTSLLYGWCKEGKLVEAKHVLVQMKDAGIEPNIVVFNNLLGGYAQAGKMGDAYDLLKEMRRRGCEPNAVSYTVLIQSLCKHEKLEEAMRMFVEMQRNGCQMDVITYTTLISGFCKWGKIKRGYELLDQMIQEGHSPIQLTYLHIMVAHEKKEELEECMELVNEMQKIGCVPDLNIYNTVIRLACKLGEVKQGVWLWNEMEASGLSPSIDTFVIMINGFLEQDYLVEACEYFKEMVGRGLFAAPQYGTLKELMNSLLRAEKLEMAKDTWNCITGSKSCEMNVSAWTIWIHALFSKGHVKEACSFCIDMMDNDLMPQPDTFAKLMGGLKKLYNREFAVEITEKVRKMAADRHITFKMYKRRGERDLKEKVKEKKDGRKRRARQRRWGGGHQKAL is encoded by the coding sequence ATGCATAGATTCTCACATCTCTTCCACAAAcacactcttttcaaccttccatTCAGAAAGTCTTTTCAAATCAGCCATGAAAATACCATATTACACCACCTCTTCTTCTTTACTACTACCTCTCAAATAATTTCTTCTCAACCCTCTGCACACTCACCACCAACACCAAACCCTAGCCCCCCAAAATTCAAAACCAGCAACACTACTATAAGAAACGACCAATTCGGTCTCGTTCACCTTGAATCTAGTGCAAACAATTTCACCGATCAAAATAATGACGAGTTTGCTTCTGATGTAGAAAAGGTTTACAGAATATTGAGAAAATACCATTCTAGGGTTCCCAAATTGGAGCTAGCTTTGAAAGAATCTGGAGTTGTTGTTAGGTCTGGTTTAACAGAATGTGTATTGAATCGGTGTGGCGATGCTGGGAATTTAGCTTATAGGTTTTTTTCTTGGGCTTCTAAGCAACAAAGTTATAGGCATAGTCCAGATGTGTATAGAGCTATGATTAAGGTTTTGAGTAAAATGAGACAGTTTGGTGCTGTTTGGGGGTTAATTGAAGAAATGAGAGTGGGAAATCCTGAGTTGATTTCGCCGCAAGTGTTTGTTATTTTGATGAGGAGATTTGCTTCTGCTAGGATGGTTCATAAGGCTATTGAGGTGTTAGATGAAATGCCTAAGTATGGTTGTGAGCCGGATGAGTATGTTTTTGGGTGTCTTTTGGATGCGTTGTGTAAGAATGGTAGTGTTAAGGAGGCTGCTTCACTTTTTGAGGATATGAGGTATCGGTTTCCGCCGACTGTTAAGCATTTTACTTCGTTGTTGTATGGTTGGTGTAAGGAAGGGAAGCTTGTGGAGGCGAAGCATGTGTTGGTGCAAATGAAGGATGCGGGTATTGAGCCGAATATTGTGGTGTTTAACAATTTGCTTGGTGGGTATGCTCAAGCTGGGAAAATGGGGGATGCTTATGATCTTTTGAAAGAGATGAGAAGAAGGGGATGCGAGCCGAATGCAGTGTCGTATACTGTTTTGATCCAGTCGTTGTGTAAACATGAGAAATTGGAGGAGGCAATGCGAATGTTTGTTGAAATGCAGAGAAATGGTTGTCAGATGGATGTCATAACGTATACGACATTGATAAGCGGGTTTTGCAAGTGGGGAAAAATCAAAAGGGGTTATGAGCTTTTGGATCAGATGATACAAGAAGGACATTCCCCGATTCAGCTGACTTATCTGCATATCATGGTGGCTCATGAAAAGAAGGAAGAATTGGAAGAGTGTATGGAACTTGTGAATGAGATGCAGAAGATTGGTTGTGTTCCTGATCTTAACATCTATAATACAGTCATTAGGCTGGCTTGTAAGTTGGGAGAGGTCAAACAAGGTGTTTGGCTTTGGAATGAAATGGAAGCGAGTGGACTCAGTCCGAGTATCGACACTTTTGTCATCATGATTAATGGGTTTCTTGAGCAGGATTATCTAGTTGAAGCTTGTGAGTATTTCAAAGAAATGGTTGGGAGAGGGCTTTTTGCTGCTCCTCAATATGGTACTTTGAAGGAGTTGATGAATTCTCTTTTGAGAGCCGAGAAGCTTGAAATGGCTAAAGATACTTGGAATTGTATCACTGGTTCTAAAAGTTGTGAGATGAATGTGAGTGCATGGACAATCTGGATTCATGCATTGTTTTCAAAAGGACATGTGAAGGAAGCTTGTTCGTTTTGTATAGACATGATGGATAACGATTTAATGCCACAGCCAGATACTTTCGCAAAGCTTATGGGTGGTTTGAAGAAATTGTATAACAGAGAATTTGCTGTAGAAATCACTGAGAAGGTAAGGAAAATGGCTGCTGATAGACATATCACTTTCAAGATGTATAAACGGAGAGGAGAGAGGGATTTGAAAGAAAAGGTAAAGGAGAAAAAAGACGGAAGGAAGAGGAGGGCTAGACAACGCCGTTGGGGTGGAGGCCATCAAAAAGCATTATAA